The following proteins come from a genomic window of Cyanobacteriota bacterium:
- a CDS encoding VCBS repeat-containing protein encodes MTKPKSIKLLALLIYCFVFIQSPVVAGCGTFTESTLKSSLGDPFGVTAGDYDGDGDIDIAVAEASLDKIVWYENDGSEGFATAHNVKTSYSDPMMLVTYDVNQDGYLDLVSSQDPTASGDNDDVIVFVNNGDGSVWTEYLVVGTVNSCKAIDLADIDNDGDIDVVVADSQDDNVMWYKNDGSEGFTEQTVITAFDAAIGVQLGDINSDGEMDVSVSSQGTSQDIIWYENDGSENFSANAHTIDSTYSGQYHDLVDLDGDGDLDLIIASHAGDLLSWYKNNGNETFTDMGDIASGSTDLDEANMPHAGDLDNDGDIDIVLGAWASNKFMWFANDGSESFTKTVLKTTTDARESFLVDLDGDGYIDIIQAGGANDDVIWYQSDCTNAGPAQLFFVP; translated from the coding sequence ATGACCAAACCAAAATCAATTAAATTATTAGCACTGCTGATTTACTGTTTTGTCTTTATACAGTCGCCAGTTGTTGCTGGCTGCGGCACGTTTACAGAAAGTACATTAAAGTCAAGTCTCGGTGACCCATTTGGAGTCACTGCAGGCGATTATGATGGTGATGGTGATATAGATATAGCCGTAGCAGAAGCTTCTTTAGATAAAATAGTTTGGTATGAGAATGATGGCAGTGAAGGATTTGCAACTGCTCATAATGTCAAAACCAGTTACTCCGACCCCATGATGTTAGTCACTTATGATGTCAATCAAGATGGTTACCTGGATTTAGTTTCAAGTCAAGACCCAACAGCTTCTGGTGATAATGATGATGTCATTGTATTTGTAAACAATGGAGACGGTTCTGTGTGGACTGAATACCTAGTCGTCGGAACAGTCAATAGTTGTAAAGCAATTGACTTGGCTGATATAGACAATGACGGGGATATAGATGTAGTTGTGGCAGACAGTCAAGATGACAATGTCATGTGGTACAAAAACGATGGCAGTGAGGGATTCACAGAACAGACAGTGATAACCGCTTTTGATGCGGCAATTGGCGTGCAACTTGGAGATATCAACAGTGACGGCGAGATGGATGTATCAGTAAGTTCACAAGGAACTTCACAGGATATCATCTGGTACGAAAACGACGGCAGTGAAAACTTTAGTGCAAATGCTCATACCATCGATTCAACTTATTCTGGACAATATCATGACCTCGTTGACCTTGATGGAGATGGAGATTTAGACTTAATCATTGCTAGTCATGCTGGTGATCTACTCAGCTGGTATAAAAACAATGGTAATGAAACGTTTACAGACATGGGCGATATTGCTTCAGGATCAACTGACCTTGATGAAGCTAATATGCCACATGCTGGCGACTTAGATAATGATGGTGATATTGATATTGTATTAGGTGCATGGGCATCTAATAAATTTATGTGGTTTGCAAATGATGGTAGTGAGAGCTTCACTAAAACTGTACTCAAAACAACTACCGATGCAAGAGAAAGCTTCCTTGTAGATCTAGACGGTGATGGCTATATAGACATTATTCAAGCTGGTGGTGCTAATGATGATGTCATCTGGTACCAAAGTGATTGTACTAATGCCGGACCTGCGCAACTATTTTTTGTACCTTAA
- a CDS encoding bifunctional ADP-heptose synthase: MTAKTPNKQTINSSSLDKSRLLDIVARLDQAKVLVLGDLILDEYLLGQPERISREAPVIIFKYIESNFKLGGAANAAANLASFGVETCLIGVSGDDAGADSLEAICKEQSIKLIMVRDKNRLTTTKTRIISNSSSNPDNGTGVQQQVLRVDREDSSELSANDQELILEAYAKELANYDLVLLSDYSNGIFGEQLAAKAIKLAAQRKSIVDSNGDLTKFKGAYSFTPNQPDTEALLAIKIKTNQELETAGLAMKELLEAKELLITRGAKGMALFGDKTLDLIPAFNLSEVFDVSGAGDTVSALYSAALAIGATALEAAIIGNLAASIVVKKFGTATTSKEELIELIEGL; encoded by the coding sequence ATGACAGCTAAAACCCCTAATAAACAGACAATAAACAGTTCCAGCCTTGATAAATCAAGACTTTTGGATATTGTCGCCCGTCTTGATCAAGCCAAGGTTTTAGTGCTTGGTGATCTTATTTTAGATGAATACTTATTGGGACAACCAGAGAGAATATCTCGCGAGGCACCAGTCATTATATTTAAGTACATTGAATCCAATTTCAAGCTTGGTGGCGCAGCAAACGCGGCTGCCAATTTAGCTAGTTTTGGTGTAGAGACTTGTTTGATTGGTGTTTCAGGAGACGACGCTGGCGCTGATTCTTTAGAAGCAATTTGCAAAGAGCAATCTATTAAACTAATAATGGTACGTGACAAAAATAGATTAACAACAACCAAAACTAGAATTATTTCTAATTCAAGTTCCAATCCTGATAACGGCACAGGAGTTCAACAGCAAGTTCTTCGAGTTGATCGTGAGGATAGTTCTGAGCTTAGTGCCAATGATCAAGAGTTGATTCTAGAAGCTTACGCCAAAGAACTTGCGAACTATGATTTAGTTTTGCTTTCTGATTATAGTAATGGTATTTTTGGTGAACAGCTTGCTGCTAAAGCAATCAAGCTTGCCGCTCAACGAAAGTCAATTGTAGACAGTAATGGAGACTTAACTAAATTCAAGGGTGCTTATTCATTTACTCCAAACCAACCTGACACAGAAGCATTACTTGCTATTAAGATTAAAACAAATCAAGAACTTGAAACCGCTGGTCTTGCAATGAAAGAATTACTTGAGGCTAAAGAATTATTAATTACTCGCGGTGCTAAAGGGATGGCATTGTTTGGTGACAAGACTTTAGACCTTATCCCCGCTTTTAATTTAAGTGAGGTTTTTGATGTCTCGGGTGCAGGAGATACGGTCTCTGCCTTGTATTCAGCAGCTCTTGCAATTGGTGCAACGGCTTTAGAAGCTGCGATAATTGGCAACCTTGCTGCTAGTATAGTGGTCAAAAAATTTGGTACCGCTACTACTTCTAAAGAAGAATTGATTGAACTTATTGAGGGGCTTTAA